The nucleotide sequence TAATAATGAAGCATGATTATTCTTAACTAATGGGTTATCAATTCACAGTTTACTTTAGGTGTAAACTACAAATATTGTTTTCaagtttatttatttgttaattatCGTAATATTCTTTCCTATTTTCTAAAGAAATGCTGTTTTGACTCATTGGTGAAGTTGGCCAAATCATAACTCTGCCGGAAAATCTTGtcattttttactattttgtaGCAACAGAAAGCTAAGGGAATAAGAGAGAAAGACAGAATAATTTTATCACTGCAAGTATATAGGATCGAATATCGGATATTGGTATATCATTTTCAGATCCAATCCTATGGATGagacaaaattatatatatattaatatatttgttaagtagtcttatttcttttcccttttttataTTGGTTATCTTATCTCTACTatttaagaaaataatttttgaatactGTTTTTGAAGTAAAACATatccaaaagggaaaaaaattcatgaaaaaattaaaaaacatttttttttattttgaaaagcctCGTATCTGCATATCCAATCTGATCCGGTTCGAAAATTGTCAGACCATATATCAGATGTAGAAGTAAAAAACATGTATATTTGATCCGATCTAATATGATTTTTAGAGCAAATCAATCGAAAGTTGAATAATTGAAGGAGGTGCAAAATGTTGGGAACTTATTAGAAAGTTAGTGGATGATTAGTGGCTATGGAAGATTACGAAAGACGATGGCGAGCaagcttatggtttagggtttataccaTAGTGAACTGGCCAAGTCTCTAAGGTGGTTTGATACTAagcatttgaattttggaattattTCAACAGTTGAATGCATGCAATTTGGTTTATCCATCTTCTCCGTGCACTAAAGCAATCCAAGGGGTGGTTCAACTTCGACTGGCCACAGTTCACTCCAATTTTGACCACAGTTGTCCAAGTTAATAACATTTCTGGTCCAACTAAAGAACCAAACTGATGACCTCATAACCATAAGAAAATCTGTACCCCCATCCAACAGAGTTGCTGAGTTAACTTTTTAGCCTCACTGTCTCTAGTTTCTAAGTTGCCTTGTGCCAATAGTATTTTATGGAGTTGATGTTAATTTGTGTAGAGAGATCAATTTTGATGAGCTTAAAGCTTGATATACTTTAACTAAAGGTgttataaagaaaaagaaaacgaatATAGAAATATGATCATATCTTTCATGAGTCATTATTCTCTCTTTTCTGTTTCCTTTTTACTTAAAACCCACAATCTTAGAAGTGCCAGTGTGAAATTGTTTGTTTGGATCTGTATCACAGACCCAAATTATAACTAATGATTTACATGGTATTCAAAGTAAAATCTTCAATGTTTTTAAACAAATTCATCAGGATAGTTTATAAACCAGAAAGCTAAATGGATAAAAATGAGCATGGTATATCATGAGGAGTAATATTTAAGAAGTTATTCAAGTCTTGAGCAGTTATTTCCAGCTTGTGTTACAATAGAGCTCTGTGGATCATTCTGCCACTGTTGATCCTCAGGACTTGGTTTATTCACCTAAGAGTCCAAATAAAATTCAGTGTTAACACTAAAACAAGATAACAAGATGGAAACAAAATGTGAATGAATCACTTATACAATTAAGAAGACAAAGATGAAAGTACCGGTGTGACTTGCTCAATGTCAATGGCACCATTACTGCAATGATCATTGCTTCCAGCACAATTACTGGAAAAATACAACATTCATTTAGATACAATATTATCATCATTTCTCAAAATAGAACAGCATATTTTAATATACTATACTTATTGGCAAGAATTGTAATAATGAATATTAACATATATCAAATCCACAAGACCCCATCAAAATTTAAGCTTAGTGAGGAACTTCAATTGAATGAATGCAACTGAAATTCCAAATTTCCAATTATATTGAGGGTATAGTGTTATGCCAAATGCAACTTCTGAAGTGAAAATTGTGTATCTTTTCTTTGATCTTCTTCCTACTTGTTCTCCAGAGAGTATTTGATGGATCTAATGCCATTATAATCTCATTTCATGTTAGGAATTAATAAACAGAGATGATACATACTTGTGGATTtgtgaattctctctctctcctttgtcAGTTTCTTCTGCTTGGTGTAATACTTCAGATATCAGATCGGCGTCAAAATTTAACTTGTTTCCAGGCAAAACATGCTGTGTCCTTTGTTGGGACTCTGCAATATGAAACGTTAAAGATGTAATCACTGGCACATACATTGCTATATAACAAGACACTTGGAAAGTTACAAACCTATTAACAAAACCGGTTCTGAAGATGGAATCTTCAGCAGCTTCTGGCACATGATGGTACCCTGAAAATCTAAAAAAGTATTGTCCAAGAATTGCGACCTCTCGAACTCTGTCATCTTTACAAAGCCAAAAGAACCAGTCCATGTGTCTACAACACTAGGAACAGCAGGCAAAACGAGCCGCTCCACTCCCAACTGCATGAGCCTCTAATAAAAGAAAATTCAAGTTAGAAAGAAGGATTCAATGGAACTTCAAATGAAGTGTAAACTATTACAAAcaatagatatgaaaagattttttttttgttattacgACAATACATGATTAAATATCTATGTAAAATAACTCGGCTCTTTTTTGCACTATTGTCCTCTCCAGAATCATTTTATGAAATTTAATAACAAATGTAGAGATAAAGACTTAGAAAATTCAATAcccaaaaaaaagagagaaaatttgtgtcttttctttgtcTTAGGTTTAGACAGATCTAGAAAATACACTGTCCTTTATATCAATCTCAATATCCAAACACACTCTAGTTTCTCTgtgtttctatatttttcttcccTAAACCAATTGCAACCATATAGATCTAACTCAGTGCCAAAGCATTCTTGTATGGCCTCAATTCAGGTATGCCAATCTTGTATAGGCCCATATCATGTTTTCACAATTCTTGGTCTACTTTTTAATTCAATTATCCCGAGCCCAATTTTATTATCCAAAAATCTAATAATGAAGCATGATTATTCTTAACTAATGGGTTATCAATTCACAGTTTACTTTAGGTGTAAACTACAAATATTGTTTTCaagtttatttatttgttaattatCGTAATATTCTTTCCTATTTTCTAAAGAAATGCTGTTTTGACTCATTGGTGAAGTTGGCCAAATCATAACTCTGCCGGAAAATCTTGtcattttttactattttgtaGCAACAGAAAGCTAAGGGAATAAGAGAGAAAGACAGAATAATTTTATCACTGCAAGTATATAGGATCGAATATCGGATATTGGTATATCATTTTCAGATCCAATCCTATGGATGagacaaaattatatatatattaatatatttgttaagtagtcttatttcttttcccttttttataTTGGTTATCTTATCTCTACTatttaagaaaataatttttgaatactGTTTTTGAAGTAAAACATatccaaaagggaaaaaaattcatgaaaaaattaaaaaacatttttttttattttgaaaagcctCGTATCTGCATATCCAATCTGATCCGGTTCGAAAATTGTCAGACCATATATCAGATGTAGAAGTAAAAAACATGTATATTTGATCCGATCTAATATGATTTTTAGAGCAAATCAATCGAAAGTTGAATAATTGAAGGAGGTGCAAAATGTTGGGAACTTATTAGAAAGTTAGTGGATGATTAGTGGCTATGGAAGATTATGAAAGACGATGGCGAGCaagcttatggtttagggtttataccaTAGTGAACTGGCCAAGTCTCTAAGGTGGTTTGATACTAagcatttgaattttggaattattTCAACAGTTGAATGCATGCAATTTGGTTTATCCATCTTCTCCGTGCACTAAAGCAATCCAAGGGGTGGTTCAACTTCGACTGGCCACAGTTCACTCCAATTTTGACCACAGTTGTCCAAGTTAATAACATTTCTGGTCCAACTAAAGAACCAAACTGATGACCTCATAACCATAAGAAAATCTGTACCCCCATCCAACAGAGTTGCTGAGTTAACTTTTTAGCCTCACTGTCTCTAGTTTCTAAGTTGCCTTGTGCCAATAGTATTTTATGGAGTTGATGTTAATTTGTGTAGAGAGATCAATTTTGATGAGCTTAAAGATTGATATACTTTAACTAAAGGTgttataaagaaaaagaaaacgaatATAGAAATATGATCATATCTTTCATGAGTCATTATTCTCTCTTTTCTGTTTCCTTTTTACTTAAAACCCACAATCTTAGAAGTGCCAGTGTGAAATTGTTTGTTTGGATCTGTATCACAGACCCAAATTATAACTAATGATTTACATGGTATTCAAAGTAAAATCTTCAATGTTTTTAAACAAATTCATCAGGATAGTTTATAAACCAGAAAGCTAAATGGATAAAAATGAGCATGGTATATCATGAGGAGTAATATTTAAGAAGTTATTCAAGTCTTGAGCAGTTATTTCCAATTTAAATGACACAATCAATCATAGGACAATATATTGTACAGTGTTTTCTAACAAACAATAAAGGCTTTGCAATGAATGGAGGAGAGGAgaaaagggggggggggggggaagGGAAATGTAGGTGCCTTGTGGCTTACCTTTTCAAGCTCATTCATCAAAATGCGGCACATTCCATGTCGCCGATACTGTAATCTGGTACCAATAAGAGGCAATTCTGCTACCTTCTTTCCATAAACCCTAAAAGAATTAAATAACAAACCAGATGATCAAAACATGAGACAGGATAGGTACTTGTAGTTCAAGATTTCAAATAGCATAGTTGCGCAATACAGATCCCATACTCACCTAAGAGTTGCTGCACTTATCAGTTCTTCATTTCTCTCCAGAAGTACGGTATAGAAACCATGGAAATTCAATCGATTAAGTGTTGACCTATAAAGTGTACATGTTTACATATCAGGTATTGGCACAGAACTATAAAAATGTAGCACAATTCAGTGGCAGATATCTAGTAAtcaacaaaataaatattattcaaGTGAATGATACAAAAACGAACACAGGCATAAACTGAAGGATAAGAATAACTAACCATTGACTGAATAAAACATCTTCCGTGAGATCTCTGGTAGACGAAGGTTCCTTTAGGGGCTCAAAACATTCATGCATCACTGAGAGTGCAACATTGAGTTTGCTGTAACTTTCTGGCAATAAGTAACCTTGAGTAGTACACGGATCACTACTCTCGGAGTTTATATATTTCACCAACGTCCAAGTTAGATTGTTAATGCCCACTGAAACTGGCTCTCCTAGTAGCTTATGGAGACCAAAATATATCTACAAAAAGTAGAGACAAGTATGTAAGCATTTGATCATACATCTGAAATGCTTCTCTGGCACCATAACATTTGACACCACCAAAGTAAGCATCATTAACTTGCTACTAGTAAATGATCATCATGCAGGCGTTATGAGCAATGAAGCAAATAAGTTTACCTAGATAAAGAAGTATTAACCATAAAATCTAACATAGAAGTTAGAGAAGTTTACTAGAATAATTTACGCAGCATATCGATGACAAAATGCAATTTTTGTTTGAATAGAAAGAAGTAAAACAATGCTTCCAGTTAACATAATAGCATAgcattaaaaaataaacaaatgacCTTAATTAGTATACCTTTTCACAGTCCTTCCCACAGAACCAGTTTTTACTATATCTTCTCGAGTTAGTTGCATATTTACTTCTGAGGCACTCAAAGTGATCTGCATAAGGTTGCCATTGTTGATAACAAAGCATTGCATCATTCATTTGCATAAGAAGGAAATATCAATGCATGACTATATGGGCAAAAATGGAAATTTAAGTAAACATAAATATTGGCTTACATTTATGTTCACACTGAATGCAAACAAGGAAATCTTCCTCCTTTTCTTTTATGTTACGTTTGTCACAAATTGCACATCGACATGATGGGCAAAACCAGTCACCATCAGGAATGTTCTGTACAGGAAAAAAAAATGAAGGCAGCATGAGGAAACAATTCAGTTCCAACAGCAATTGTTGAATGAAAGTGGTGAATTGAATTAAGATATCAATAACAAGATGCAACCAAATATGATGAGATTGAGGAAGAATATTATTAGTTACCTTCAGACCTAGACATTTCCCATGAAATGAAGATGGACATTGATCGCATAAAATTAGATTCCCACCATAGTGGCAAACAGAACAAATATTGTCATTCTCGCCTTTACGAAAATATTTTGGTGGTTCTGCCATAGCTTCCCTTGTCATATGATCTTCCACTGTTTTTATCAGGCAATCTAACAGTGATCTACCATCTTCTAAAATAATACTTGCAGCCGGTCTGCGTGTACTACAGCCACTAGCATGACTTTCAAAGCCAGCAAGACTATATACTTTCAAACAACAATTACACTTGATTCCATCACTGGTTATTCTCCCTTCAGCTAAACAGAGCCTGCCTTTTGGCTTGTAAGAAACCTTAGACCTTGGCAACAGAATGTTGTTGTCTATCAACCAAGAGAGTACATTCTGAGGTTTCTGGTGTGACAAAGAAGGGGTAGACACCTTTTGCACCCTTTTATTTGATCGCAGCACGCGTCGAGGTAATCCATTTCTTTGGGGCTTAGATAAGCTGGGCTTTGTATTGTTCAAGAGTTTCCGCTTCCGACTATGGTTTGATCCACTTGAAGTTATGACTTCTGTGGGAGGTACCATGCCTTCCTCTCGAAGCCATTGGGACGCTTTCTGCAATAAATTTGCACTCCAAACCTGGTCAACATTATCCTGTCCATTCAAAGGTTGCATTCCGAGGTCGGTCCATTTAGAAACATTTTGTTTAATACAATAATGGCAAGCTGCATGGAGTGTTGGGAGACTTCTTCCCTTGTCTGGAGGGATATACACAAACCCTTGTCTTTTATTTCTTGGGTTTGCATAGTGATAGCTCCATCCTTCAGCCAATAGATGCCTCTTTGCTTTGGACCTACCCACTTTCATGTCAGGCCCTCGCATTGCAGATCTATTGAAGAGATATTCTAAAACAGCTTGAGGACAAAACTCAGGTTCATCTGCAACTTCATCCACAGGAGACGACACAACTGGTGGCAAAATATTTAGATCATGGCTCTTTTCTGATTGATCAATAAGAATAGGTGCAAGATGATTGTCATCTGTAAGTTGCATCGCACTCTGATCATTTCGATCCTGACTCTTTTCTGATTCATCAATAAGAATAGGTTCAAGATGATTGTCAGCTGTAAGTTGCATCATACTCTGATCATTTTGGGACGGCAAAGGGTTCATGTCCGAGTTCTGTGCCACATACTTACAAACTTGACTGAGAGAGTAGTAAACACCCTGTTTATCAGGCGACCTATATCGGTACCTATAGCAAGTGTCGCTTGCTTTACGCTTTGTCCACTCAATTTCCCATCCAAGATACGCAAGTTGTTTTCGTGCTTTTTCAGGGCAAGCTCTTTTACCTGCCTGTGCATATTCTTCAATAGAATCAGGACATAACTCAACGTCAGACAATCTGAGAGGTTCCCAATGTTGAGTTGAGCTGCGAAGCTTTCTATGTTTTCTTCCATTAACTATTACTTCAGTAGCACCAACGCAGGATATTTCTTTGTGAAACTGAGTTGAGACCTCTTCAACAGGAGTAACGGGTTCTTTCTGCACTGAAACTTCTTTCTGATGGACAGTTTTGACCCCTTGATCCTGAATGGTAGGCCACTTTTGCACAGCGTTCAACAAATTCGATGACTCACCTTCTTCCATAGGGAGTTCAGCAATCCCATCATCAGAACCAAATGCATTATCAGAGGTACCATCACAATGAGCAGCTGTGATACAAATGCTACTCGACTGGCCAGCAGAGTTCGCAACATCCAAAGAGTTGGCCATATCAACTTCCTGATTGAAGTCAACATTAGCCGTAGATTCAACCGACTCCATCTCCAGTGTTTCTCTCAATAAACTCCTTGGAAGATCTAAGGAGGAGCAAACTTCTCCTAGTGTAAGCCTTAAGTAATCATCAACTACCTCCATTACCATTTTTTTCCATAACTCTTTCTCATTAAAAGTCCATTCGCCAATCTTGGCGAAGTCCTTTTTGGTCCTTACATCATACCAAACTTGCTTCACTGAAACTGAAATAAACATCTTCCTCTCATACTCCTCAAGAACTTCAAGAAAAACCCAGTTCCCTCTCGACTGCCACTCCCCAGTAACCTCATTCCAATCATAAGTTATCCGCATTTGATGAACTCCAATCTTCATCTCATCACCCAAATCCGGAAAATATACACTCCTCTCTGGCTTTTCATCACAGTGATCAAATATAACCCCATCCCACCAAGCTTCTTCATGGTACACATCAACACACAGACCAAATTTAAGTTCCCTACTTTCAAATTCCCTCTTAGGAGGCACCGGCCTAATCCAACCACGAATGTTGCAATTTGAAGAGTCGCTATCGCCATCCAATACCTTCGGAACAGTCACCTTATCCACAAGGTAATTCACCTCATCATCAAGTAATACGTTATCATATTTGACATGGCGCTGCAGTTTCCCAGAATGGACAACTTTCCCCGGGTGCCATGATCCCTGAAAGCCTTCCTCCATGCTCCTGACCTGGaaagaatttagaattttttcAATCTCTATTAAATGGAAAATTTTCAAACAAGGACAGAATCATAATCATGTTTCACCAACAAGTaactaaaaaggaaaaatagGTAAGTGATCATGATGAGAATTACTTTGCATGGAACAGCAAAATAAGAACAATGCACAGCATCAAACCTTCAATGGGAATATAATCATGAAAGCAACAAAATATGATAAATGTAGCTGAAAACATTCAAACCAATTGTAGAAACGTCATCACAAACAAAAGATTAAGTACATTCTATAACAAATACAATTGTAAAGAATCAATAAGGGCAAGGACACGAGGGGGAAAAAGATAAATTctttttaccaaaaatagaaaaaaaataaagaattctTATATTTTAAAGGCTCTTGAAAAAAATTGACTTTTCAGTTTTCACAGCCGCCACTCTTTTCAGGTACACTCATGCGCTTTCTACACCAAGAATCCTCCACCGTGAAGAGAGGTTACGAGAATCACAGTGGTTTTAATTCATACATTAACAGTTAACACATGCACAACACCAAAATTCgaaaaaaccaataaaaatagaAACTTTAAAAAAGATCACGTTcttaatcaaaacaaaaaaaagagaaagaattaGGAAACCGAGTTCACCTCGACGCTTTCATTTACGCCAAGCTTTCGTTTGGAAGAAATGTTAAGCTTTATGATCAAAGGAAGATTCTCCAATGCCATTGAAAGAGAACGAGAGAGAGAATGATCACACACTGGCTGTTCAGTTTCAATGGTTTAGCTGTTATCACCGCAAAGGGGGCTTTTGTAGAAAGAGAAATTCAATCAAAAAAAGCTACTAGACTACTAGTAATGTTAAGAGTTCAAACGAAAGAGTAAAAAACCCAATTTTCCAATCTATCTTTTTTCGCGgtttctatctctctctctctatcaatATATGCTTTGTGCCCAAGACAAGGGATAGGATTCTGTAGGTCAATTTAAAATTGAATAGTGtcatttatcttttctttttactgtCATTAATTTATTAggggaaaaaatttaaaaattaaaaaataactagATTTAAGATTTGTTTAGGTGagtttctaaaaaaatattttttttttaaaagatcttaagaaaaaataaaagtaattttatgtttagatattttatataaaaaaaattttttatttattaattatatttggatataacaatataaaaatattttttgtttatttattatatgaaaaatatttttttaaaaaaaaatcttttaaaaaaatataatattaaaataataagacCCAAACAAGCACTTCACACATTCCTCTGTatccattttgaaaaaaaaaatttagaagtcACATGCCAAAAATACCTGTTACGAGTCAATGTGGACTATGGCATATCCCAGCTGATCATGAGTTTCACAACAAACTCAGAATCGAAGATTTTCGGTTTTTTGTTTGAGGGGAGGAATGGGATGGCTGTTAGGGTACTCCCTTAATGTTTAATGTTTGGAGTTTTAAAACTCCATtagatataaattttaaaaaaaatgaaaataaaaatttattttgattctttttatttatttaaaataatttaattgtcTTATATACCGTCGtctcttgtttttctctctaactCCGTCAGCCACTCACTGTACATCACCCTGATCGCTCCTCAATATTTTCTCTGTCGTTGCCGCCGCGTCCAACCACGTCAGGGTCAGTCTGTTTGCCTTTGATCCTTCAAAACAAAAGAATTTTTAGGCGTTGCGGACGGAGATCCAGCGCCATTGGGGGATCAACAGGAATCACAGAGGAGAAGCAGCAGCGTAGCGAATCAAAACATGAATCCAGCACAGAGGAAAGACTACGCGTGACCAAGGAGGATCGGAGATGACTGCGGAACCAAAGTGCTGAGGAGCAAACCGCGGCGGAGCTTTTTCCGGCGCTCTTGCTTCAAAAGTGATGGAGATGGTATTAGGCTTTGGATCGGGTGGGTTTTCGGGTTTGTTTGTAGTGGGTTGGGTGATTCCCCTTGACTAAAAAAAGGAAAAGTTTaacattttagtttttattaattttcaaatttaaatatgaattcttttatttttttaatttttgtttctatTATAATTTTGTAATGAGCCAATagcaattcaaaaataaaataagtataaaataggctgaaatgaaaacaaaaaaacaaTGTTAGtgcaaacaaaatttaaattgaaaaaacatAACTTATTTCTAACTTTTTAAGGAGAGTTTTAATACTCCAAAAGTCATAGGAAGCAATTGCATCGGTCCCCGAGGAATGGTGTTGAATGGAAATGTTAAGTGGAAAGACGGAAAGATAgtagaataaaaatttatatacacatatttttatataaaattaataattaaaaattattaataataatttagataaatatattaaattatttaatcattttaaattaataattttttataaagatAATTGTAtatgaattttaatttcaaaacaatTATAGGCGATATTTTGCTTATAGTACAATCAAATCCTGAAAAGTGAGTTAAGTAGTGTCTTTGTAACAAGATAATGTACTTTTCCCATTTTAGGTAAAGAATAAAGGCTTTCTAAAAAAGGAATGAAAGGACGAGCAAGGTGGAGTTGCCTAATAGGGTTGTATAGTTAGTTACAGTTATTAGGGATATTTTTTGATAGTGTCATGAAAAGTGGCTCATATCATATCACATATATTCTGTAGTTAAGACACCAATTTTTTATAGAGACATTAGTATATacgataattatattttttattattatattttttatctcaaattttttgaatgaaaaaaatgaaaataaattaaacttttacaatttattttagtttatcaccaaataaaatataaaaatactaatttttgtgTTTCTGTCTTTTATGTTTTGTTctcaatatcttatcttatcttgttctcAAAATCAAACGCAGCCAAAGTGTACACTAAATATATATTAAGTgtttgggtaaagtatatttttttattcttgaagtttgttaaaaatttaaaaaatatctctaaattttattttattttaattttgtccaaGAAGTTATCaaattgcatcaaatatactcataacggctaatttttcaaaaaatgtaAGAACGATTCAATAACAATTTTACAAGAATCTTTAACATAGGCAAACCAGACATAGTATGCATTATTACTGGATTAGTCCTAAACTTTATGAAAATTTAGCTGGTAAGAGTATAattgatataaataaaaaattttagggagaaaattgaaataaaataaaatttaggaatatttttaaaattttttataaacttCAAGGacgaaaaatatactttaccttaAGTATTTTGTACAAAACattaaaacagaaaaattaaatatGAGATACATATCATTTATTACATTTTGAGTTAAGTACTATTtagatctttaaattttttggtaaaaattaaaattgtctttcaaattaaaattaattttaaaataatcttTTGTTAAGGGTAAATAACCATTTGCAAACCAAATTTATGTGTACCCCTAAAGTAAATAAAAAAGGCTATGTGCATGTCTCAATTTACATATCTATGTAAATCAAATTCAATGAATTCGAATTATAGACTTaggtagtaaatcgaatctataagATTTGAATTGGTTTATTTTTGTGTTCATAGGTAAATCGAATTAATTCAATTCGACTGCCCAataatagtaaatcgaatcaaatagTAACGATTTAACCCCCTTAGTAAATCGAATTCATTGAGTTCGATTTATAGCTGGTAATGGCTAATGGTAAATCAACTCCATTAGTTTCGATTTAGTATGAATTGTACTATGTATATAAATCTAAAGGAATTAATTCGATTTAGTATATGCGTAACGTATATAAATAGAAGCTGAACGTAAAATTTTCACCATAGTGAGATTCACAATGGCTAGTGATGAGAGTTTTTTAGTTCTTCTGCACTATAGAGGGTTAATCAAGAAGAAAACGCGATCATGAATTAAATTTACTGATAAAGACCCACTGAGTGTTTTCCTCACACCTTCGACAAGTTTCACTGAGTTTCAGAATACTATACTCCAGAGACTAGGGCTGCATGGCGTGAAACGGGTGGAGAAGTTATTCTATAGAATTTCGATTTCCGTGTTGCACGATGATGTGAAGTACAATTCATTCGTCAAGATTTGCAAGTTCTATTCCATTGTCGTCGGCAGTTTCCTGAAGTGAGGACCCCAAAGCTGCTGGCGAAGCTTGTGGATATGGTATATAGTTCTGGATGTTCGAATCGGAATCCTCAATCTTCAGAACATGCAGCCTACTTTAATTCTATGCCTATTGGTGCCTCATCATCTGTGCTGGTGATTGTTCCTAAGGCAGTTTTATTTGCATCCCCGTCCTTTGCAGCTAATCTGAACCGTAGCGGTAACGTAGGAGTTGGTGAGACTGGACCCTTGGGGGAGGTTGCGATTGCAACGCTGGTACTCCTATTATGGTC is from Arachis ipaensis cultivar K30076 chromosome B01, Araip1.1, whole genome shotgun sequence and encodes:
- the LOC107644722 gene encoding uncharacterized protein LOC107644722, with amino-acid sequence MALENLPLIIKLNISSKRKLGVNESVEVRSMEEGFQGSWHPGKVVHSGKLQRHVKYDNVLLDDEVNYLVDKVTVPKVLDGDSDSSNCNIRGWIRPVPPKREFESRELKFGLCVDVYHEEAWWDGVIFDHCDEKPERSVYFPDLGDEMKIGVHQMRITYDWNEVTGEWQSRGNWVFLEVLEEYERKMFISVSVKQVWYDVRTKKDFAKIGEWTFNEKELWKKMVMEVVDDYLRLTLGEVCSSLDLPRSLLRETLEMESVESTANVDFNQEVDMANSLDVANSAGQSSSICITAAHCDGTSDNAFGSDDGIAELPMEEGESSNLLNAVQKWPTIQDQGVKTVHQKEVSVQKEPVTPVEEVSTQFHKEISCVGATEVIVNGRKHRKLRSSTQHWEPLRLSDVELCPDSIEEYAQAGKRACPEKARKQLAYLGWEIEWTKRKASDTCYRYRYRSPDKQGVYYSLSQVCKYVAQNSDMNPLPSQNDQSMMQLTADNHLEPILIDESEKSQDRNDQSAMQLTDDNHLAPILIDQSEKSHDLNILPPVVSSPVDEVADEPEFCPQAVLEYLFNRSAMRGPDMKVGRSKAKRHLLAEGWSYHYANPRNKRQGFVYIPPDKGRSLPTLHAACHYCIKQNVSKWTDLGMQPLNGQDNVDQVWSANLLQKASQWLREEGMVPPTEVITSSGSNHSRKRKLLNNTKPSLSKPQRNGLPRRVLRSNKRVQKVSTPSLSHQKPQNVLSWLIDNNILLPRSKVSYKPKGRLCLAEGRITSDGIKCNCCLKVYSLAGFESHASGCSTRRPAASIILEDGRSLLDCLIKTVEDHMTREAMAEPPKYFRKGENDNICSVCHYGGNLILCDQCPSSFHGKCLGLKNIPDGDWFCPSCRCAICDKRNIKEKEEDFLVCIQCEHKYHFECLRSKYATNSRRYSKNWFCGKDCEKIYFGLHKLLGEPVSVGINNLTWTLVKYINSESSDPCTTQGYLLPESYSKLNVALSVMHECFEPLKEPSSTRDLTEDVLFSQWSTLNRLNFHGFYTVLLERNEELISAATLRVYGKKVAELPLIGTRLQYRRHGMCRILMNELEKRLMQLGVERLVLPAVPSVVDTWTGSFGFVKMTEFERSQFLDNTFLDFQGTIMCQKLLKIPSSEPVLLIESQQRTQHVLPGNKLNFDADLISEVLHQAEETDKGERENSQIHNNCAGSNDHCSNGAIDIEQVTPVNKPSPEDQQWQNDPQSSIVTQAGNNCSRLE